Below is a genomic region from Mesorhizobium sp..
CCGAAGATGCCGCGCTCGGAGACCTGGATGCCGGCCGGGCCGAGGATGACGCAAAAGAGCACCGGCAGGAAGAACAGGATCATCGGCACGGTCAGCTTGGGCGGCAGGGCGGCAGCCTTCTTCTCGGCCTCGTTCAACCGCATTTCCCGGCTTTCGTTGGCAAGGACACGCAGCGCAGTGGCGATCGGCGTGCCGTAGCGCTCGGCCTGGATAAGGGCCTGGGCGACGCCCTTGACGCTCTCGAGGCCGGTGCGGTTGGCAAGGTTCTCATAGGCCTGTCGCCGTTCCTGGAGGAAGGACAGTTCGGCATTGGTGAGGACGAACTCCTCGGCGAGCTCGACCGACTGGGCGCCGATCTCGTCGGCGACCTTGCGCATGGCGGCTTCGATCGACATGCCCGATTCCACGCAGATCAGCATCAGATCGAGCGCGTCCGGCCAGGCCCTCTGGATCGAGGCCCTGCGTTTGGTCGCAAGGTTCGAGACGTAGAGGACGGGCGCGTAGAAGCCGGCATAGGCGACGAGAATGCAGACGAACAGCTTGACGAATGTCGGTTGCTGGGGGAGCCCGCCGAGAACGAACACATAGGCGGCGGCGAGGGCAAACCCGACGAAGGGCAGCACCAGTCGGAAGAACAGGAACTTCGTCAGCGGGTTCTGGCCGCGAAAGCCGGCAAGCCGGAGTTTCGTCATGGTCGATTCGTCGGCCAGAGCGCGACGCAGGTCGAGCCGCTCGACAATATGTTTCATGCCGGTCGACTGTTCTTCGCGCAGGCCGCGACGACGCTTGTCCGACTCCGCCGCGAGGCGTGCGCGCTGCTTGGCGCGCAGCTCTTCGCGTTCGATCGCGACGGTCTGCATGCGCGACTTCAAAGTGTTGCCGGCGAAAGACGGCATCAGCGTGAAGAGGGTCGCGAAGACGGCGATACCGACGAACACGGCGATGAGAAAGGCCGGATCCGAGATCGACTTGGAGAGTTGGGTGAACATGCCGGACCTAGACCTCGAAATTCATCATCTTCCGCATCACGAAGATACCGATGGACATCCAGACAGCGGAGAAGCCTAGGATCATGTGGCCTTGCGGTGTCGTGAAGAGGGGCATGATGTAGTTGGGCGAGGAGAGGTAGACCAGGAACGCCACGATAAAGGGCAGCGCACCGATGATGACGGCCGAGGCCTTGGCCTCCATCGACAGTGCTTGCACCTTCGCCTTCATCTTCTTGCGGTCGCGCAGGACGCGCGACAGATTGCCGAGCGCCTCGGACAGGTTGCCGCCGGCCTGTTGCTGGATCTGGATGACGATGCCGAAGAAGCCGGCCTCCGGACAAGGCATCGTCTCGGTCATCCGCATCGCGGCTTCCGGGATGGAGAGGCCCAACTGCTGCGACTCGACGATGCGGCGAAACTCGGACTTCACCGGTTCCTGCGCTTCGTTGGCAATCAGCCGGATACCGTCGTTGAGCGGAAGGCCCGACTTCACCGCGCGGACGATGACGTCGAGTGCGTTCGGGAACTCGTTGAGGAACGCCTTGACTCGCCTTGCGCGCCGGAAGGACACGAACCAGCGAGGGAGACCGAGAGCCCCGGCGACCAGCGCGCCCGGCACAGCCCAGAGCGGAGCGCCACCGATGTAGGCCAACGCGGCGAGGACCACCCCGGTGACCAGGGAATACAGATAGAACCGCTCCATCGTCACCGTCATGCCCGCCTGGCGGATCTGGACCCTCAGAGGCGGCTTCTTGATGATCTGGTCGCGCGATTTCTGCTTGTTCTCGAGATCCTTGAGCGAGTCCTGAATCGATTTTCGCCGCTTGGCGACCTCCGCCGTACGGTCGCGGGCGGCGGCGATGACGCTGCGGTCGGTCTCGGCCCGCTTGATCGAATCGAGCCGCTTGCCGGTATTCTCCTCGTTCTGGATGCGCTTGTACATCAACGCATAGGCGACCGCGCCCGCACTCACGCCGGCAAGCGCGATGAAGGCGAGGAGTGTGGTGTCTATGCCGAACATGTCATGCCGCTCCCGGGCAGGGACTGCGCTCAGTCTGCCTGTTTTTCCATGGCTTCGAGCGCCTTGGCGAGACGCTGTTCCTCGTTGAAGTAGCGCGCGCGTTCCCAGAATTTGGGGCGCCCGACGCCCGTCGAAACGTGTTCGCCTATCAGCCGTCCGTTCTGATCCTCACCCTTCAGCTTGTAGAGCACGATGTCCTGGGTGATGATCACGTCGCCTTCCATGCCGATCACCTCGGTGATGTGGGTGATGCGGCGCGAGCCGTCGCGCAGGCGCGCGGCCTGGATGATGACGTCAACTGAACCGACGATAATCTCGCGCACCGTCTTCTGCGGCAGCGAGAAACCGCCCATCGCGATCATCGATTCGACACGGTTGAGGCATTCGCGCGGGCTGTTGGAGTGGATCGTGCCCATCGAGCCGTCGTGGCCGGTATTCATCGCCTGCAGCAGATCGAACACTTCCGGACCACGAACCTCGCCGACGATGATGCGCTCGGGGCGCATGCGCAGGCAGTTCTTGACGAGATCGCGCATGGTGATTTCGCCTTCGCCTTCAAGATTGGGCGGGCGCGTCTCGAGGCGGACCACGTGCGGCTGCTGCAGTTGGAGTTCGGCAGAGTCCTCGCAGGTGATCACGCGCTCGTCGCGATCGACGTAGTTGGTCAGGCAGTTCAGCAGGGTCGTCTTGCCCGAACCGGTGCCGCCCGAAATGATGACGTTGCACCGCACGCGACCGATGATTTTCAGGACTTCGGCGCCTTCCGGCGAAATCGCACCGAACTTCACCAGCTGGTCGAGCGTCAGCTTGTCCTTCTTGAACTTGCGGATGGTCAGCGCGGCCCCGTCGATCGAAAGCGGCGGCGCGATCACGTTGACGCGGGAACCGTCGGGCAGGCGCGCGTCGCAGATCGGGGAACTCTCGTCGACGCGGCGACCGACCTGGCTGACGATGCGCT
It encodes:
- a CDS encoding type II secretion system F family protein, whose protein sequence is MFGIDTTLLAFIALAGVSAGAVAYALMYKRIQNEENTGKRLDSIKRAETDRSVIAAARDRTAEVAKRRKSIQDSLKDLENKQKSRDQIIKKPPLRVQIRQAGMTVTMERFYLYSLVTGVVLAALAYIGGAPLWAVPGALVAGALGLPRWFVSFRRARRVKAFLNEFPNALDVIVRAVKSGLPLNDGIRLIANEAQEPVKSEFRRIVESQQLGLSIPEAAMRMTETMPCPEAGFFGIVIQIQQQAGGNLSEALGNLSRVLRDRKKMKAKVQALSMEAKASAVIIGALPFIVAFLVYLSSPNYIMPLFTTPQGHMILGFSAVWMSIGIFVMRKMMNFEV
- a CDS encoding CpaF family protein, which gives rise to MFGKRGSDGGFGGVDTRPPAPAPTTFKSEAAPAPRPAPPPPAPVAAAPAPAPKRFDTAPPPPPVRSAATRERSEAYYDTKSQVFSALIDTIDLSQLAKLAPDAAREEIRDIVNDIIAIKNFAMSIAEQEDLLEDICNDVLGYGPLEPLLARDDIADIMVNGAKQVFIEVNGKVEQTSIRFRDNQQLLNICQRIVSQVGRRVDESSPICDARLPDGSRVNVIAPPLSIDGAALTIRKFKKDKLTLDQLVKFGAISPEGAEVLKIIGRVRCNVIISGGTGSGKTTLLNCLTNYVDRDERVITCEDSAELQLQQPHVVRLETRPPNLEGEGEITMRDLVKNCLRMRPERIIVGEVRGPEVFDLLQAMNTGHDGSMGTIHSNSPRECLNRVESMIAMGGFSLPQKTVREIIVGSVDVIIQAARLRDGSRRITHITEVIGMEGDVIITQDIVLYKLKGEDQNGRLIGEHVSTGVGRPKFWERARYFNEEQRLAKALEAMEKQAD
- a CDS encoding type II secretion system F family protein; translation: MFTQLSKSISDPAFLIAVFVGIAVFATLFTLMPSFAGNTLKSRMQTVAIEREELRAKQRARLAAESDKRRRGLREEQSTGMKHIVERLDLRRALADESTMTKLRLAGFRGQNPLTKFLFFRLVLPFVGFALAAAYVFVLGGLPQQPTFVKLFVCILVAYAGFYAPVLYVSNLATKRRASIQRAWPDALDLMLICVESGMSIEAAMRKVADEIGAQSVELAEEFVLTNAELSFLQERRQAYENLANRTGLESVKGVAQALIQAERYGTPIATALRVLANESREMRLNEAEKKAAALPPKLTVPMILFFLPVLFCVILGPAGIQVSERGIFGDKNQSSSE